The sequence ttggtaacatgaattttgcctttctttTTATCAAGttcgcaggacctgatatagtattaataattctttcAGTTGATTTCAAATGAATGAAACATTTCTTAGATTTGATTATAGTGTGTGTTACCACTATATGCAATACATAGGTCTCTACCATTTAATTGATGCTGTATTTCAGCAagatcatactaaaacttcaaataagataagcaaataatgagtaatATTTTAGCAAAATAATCAAATTAATTTACCTGCaaccaagttacaatctgaagtacataaaagataacacttaataaacatatatatatattatgtatcagTAAGAATGGTGACCCTAGTGATTACATTCgatcacttatttaagatacaaatTTTACTGTGCAAGTAGGTGAAATAGTAATGAAATATATTATCTAAATTTACTGTACATTTATCACTAGATCTAAATTCATTTGGATTCATGTGAAAATTGGCATCCACCTTCATTGACTTTAGTATCATAACAAGTTGAATTATTAGTATACATCTCTATATTTATTTTATGAGACATGAATGAAGGTCTTTTGAGGGAATTCACAAATAAAGTATTACTTCCCATTAGAAAAGCCTTTTGTTGAAATTTATgaaaatttttttaataaaaataaaaacctttTCCTATTTTCTATACTATTTTCCAACTTCACTAGCAAAATATGAAATCTAGTGTCTGGGTCACAAATTGCTTTGGAACTATGTTTGCCCAGTTATCATCTATAGAATATAGTCCATGTTGTAAAAAGACTTGAgcaaagtcaaaggtcaaattataattagtaatatataataCATATGCCCACTAATCTTGTGATATTCGAATCTCAACAAAAATGTAACTTTATATAACATGGTTGGTGAGCCTACCAAGGAAGACCTCAAACAAATACTACAAACTTAAATAATTCATTTCAAGAAACAACTTTTATCTACTTTCCAAAACATGTGAAGATGCTCCATGCTCTTTAATATTGTTCCAAAATAATAGTTTATTGAAAtcgataattaataattaattgttGTAAGAATTATAAAAACGAATTAGTAACATGGACTTTAatctatttttatttataaaagcaaAAACATATTAATTCAAATTGGAATTTGAGTTTAGTAGAAATACGATGATtaaaataataaacatattatgcataaataataaatttaaggaataaacattagtatacatgaaataaataatgattagttgcataagtaatcataaataaatgttagataatataaatataaatgttagtgaagttaattacagaaatataattcaggcggtataaccgaccatatataacttaaataacataaatataaatgttagtgaagttaataaaagttagattacagaaatataattcaggcggtataaccgaccatatataacttaaataacataaatataaatgttagtgaagttaataaaagttagattacagaaatataattcaggcggtataaccgaccatatataacttaaataacataaatataaattttacttatgataataatatttatcttactaataaataatagaatatatcgttaaagaatttcttaccttgattagtaacttgtgcttgcttagataaaccttgattatacggagcacttcgtgctgataacgtgttataattcagtaggcttataactacctttagtggtttgatttttgattaagaatactaataatgaagtgtaagaacaaagatgataatggagagaaagaaagaaacactttgtaagtgtgagaaaatggtgctgttttagcttgcaatacatggctatttatacaaaaacaaagctacccaatattgactaagtattggtacaaaattgactatccacatataaataatattgttattattataacaaaaataACCTATTTTATCATTATTTCTATTTTATGTAATCTATTTCGTTTTACTAAAAAAAGGAGTCCTTTTTTAAAAGTTAAGCAAATAAAGGGGTGTCGTTAACTTTTTTCGTTAAATGCAAATGTAACATTCTACATCATCAGTTTTATCCATGTGAATTGCTTACATGTACATATCTGAATTCCATATCATTAGTTTAAAAACCCAATTATTATTTCTTTTttcaaaagaaaaacaaaagaaacaAAATTAATACGAAGATACACTAATTCAAAGACAATCCGTTTACATATACTCAATTCCATTCACAAACTCAATTCCTTATACAAACAAAATCtcaattccatttaaaaacataatACAAAGACGAATTGCTCACTCGATGTATTACACGACGCCTTAAAATCATTAAGATGACCACCGACGGCGAAGATGACCACGGAGAATACGACCACTACCGCCCGTTTTAGTGGTAAACATCGGAGTGTTCGAGATCTAGTCGGATCTGGTTTGCAATATCGTTAAATATGGTTAATGTATTTCATTTTCGTCAGATATGAAATAAGTTGTAGATATTTGTTTTGAGTTGCTGATTTTTATCCGGATGAATTTGTGCAAGCAGCTTGATGTCAGCCATTGGGTTGTAAACCTAATGATATTGTGAATATTTGTTATTTATAATTAGGTTTTCTATTTGTATGATGATGATTTCAGTTGGTGACAAAAATATATGATGATGAGTTAAGATGCTGATGATTGAAGATGTTGATGAATACCACCATTGATCTGTATTTTTATCTAATAAGTTAaacttaaataaaattaaaattaaaatgatgTGGTGATGATGCTAGTACATGTAAGCTAGTGACGTGGAAAAACAGGTGACGTGGAATGCCACAGTGGCATTTAACGAAGAAAGTAAACGACACCCCTTTATTTGCTTAACTTTTGAAAAAGGACTTCTTTTTTTGTAGTGAAATGAAATAGATTACCTAAAATAGGAAAAATGGTAAAATATGTTACCTTTTTATGAATTTTGCCCTTATATGTTTTATGTTTGAGGTGGCTTTCTCCATAGATTGAGGACGTATTGTTTTTGATGCACGATCAGTTTTATTAGGTGTTTGATAGATTGAGCTTTGGCTTTAATATGTCTTTATGTCGGGTGTTTCATATATTTGTTTGCGTGAAAACATTCGGTAAGTTAAAACTTTCTTCGGGTTTTTGCTAAATTCGGATTATCACTTATTCACACAAACTAGCATGACGACGATTCACTTGTTCATAAAATATCCACCAACATTCATAAATTGTTGGATAAATTGTTGGGAAGTTATCTCACATCGGCTAGTGAACTAAAAATTAAGTAGCTTATAATAGCTCGGGTACCCCATCCCCTTGAGTTAACTTTTGGAGTTGAATTGGACCCAAGTCTATTAAACTCTTTATAAATGGCCTCACCACATGACTCCAACCTCAAAGTTGATGGAGGTCATTGCAAGATCGGTCTCGAGAATTTAGGTACCTAAAATGAGGTTAAAAAAAAGTCATTAGACTCTAACCAATAATATAAGTTATTTAAAAAATTGAATTTCCGACTTTGCTAGGATGCTAGTAGACTTCGTTTTTTTGGGCATTTGATTATTTTACTTTGGTCTATTCTGCTCTGCCTTCGCTGTTTTAGTTGTGTTTCTCTAGTTCTCCTTCTTTTCAAATTTTTGATTATGtctatattatataaaaaaaattgaacTCCTGAAAATCATGAGCTCTGAACGATAAATTACTTTGTTCTACCTTCGGACCTCCCCCGAAGCCATATTTCGCAATCTCAAAAAATTGATGGAATACCTCGATACCATCACGGCATCACATGGTGTTAATCATTTTATCTATTGTTTTTTTATACCTTACTTTTGGGCCACATATACTCGCACAAGTATAGTTCTTACAGCCCAATTCTTTGCTAGCGGCCCACTTAAGAATTTTGAGTAGTACTCCGTACTTGTTTCAACTTTCAAGTGGATCTTTGCCTGCCGTTACGAAAAATCTTGCAGAGGCCAATTTTTTTTCTAATATACAGTTTTAAATCGGCCATACTGCTTGatatatatttaaaaacaaaaaatactCTCATAACTTCACTAGCAAGTAAGAATCCAATTAAGCCATAAATAAAAAAGTAACATTAAGCCATAAATAAAAAAGTAACATTAGTTAAGCTTAACTAAGAAAACATATTTTTGCCAACTTACATTATTTAAAACCAAAAAGTAACACCAACTAATCAGCCACATGTGCAGGCATGTAAGTGAAGAATTATAATTTGGCTTTAGATATACCAATTTTGACCTCCCAAAGTCAACACTAATTCCATTAACTAGAGAAAAAGTCAAAATAGAGTTGATCTTGAGAACATTCCGAAGAGCCCGATGTACAAGCACTCAAATCAATAGCATCTATATTGTTTGAAGTGACTTCTTTTTGTTGCAAAATTCCAGTAGGATGAAGTGGGAAAAGATCCAAAGTTTCTGAATGACCTAAGTTTTGACCGTTGACTATCTTTGACTTGATCGGGATATTACCTCCTGCTAAATTTCCGGCACCAGTGGAGACCTTGTGTTTGAAAGTTCGGTGTGATCTTCTCTTGGTGGTGGCAGGATTAGGCATTAGCATCTTTGGGAATTGAGTGTAGAACCCTAGCTCATTTTGTGGCATATAATATTGGCCATATAAAACTGTAAAACAATTCAAACATGTAAAaggaaattaaaaaagaaaaaaattaaaaggaCAACTTATATTAAATTTAATCAATCAAGAGAAAAGACTGATGCATGATTCTCACTGATTTAGTACCATGTACGGTAACTTTTTTCTCAAGTGAAATAGTCTCCAAGTTTCAATAATTAATTCATCGGTCATTTTTTGTAAATACTAGAATCTCCCTTACATTCGCCATAAACGTACGATTGTCTACATATTAACTCTTCATATATCACAGATTTTGAGTAAATTGTTGATGTTATTTTGATGTATTTTCAGAAATGTGCAATATTGCGCTCTAGTGAAGATGCAtaataaaatatcattgttaaaacgtcaataaaattaaaaaaattgttTCTAATATTGAAAAGGCAACTATCAATTGCTTTTCTACTAAACTATTGAAAAGTACTCATAATTTAAAA comes from Rutidosis leptorrhynchoides isolate AG116_Rl617_1_P2 chromosome 4, CSIRO_AGI_Rlap_v1, whole genome shotgun sequence and encodes:
- the LOC139841217 gene encoding WUSCHEL-related homeobox 2-like, encoding MAGEVPAGAAAPCRWNPTKEQINMLENLYKQGMRTPTAEKIQDITTRLQTYGHIEGKNVFYWFQNHKARQRQKQKQDHMSCVHQYLHNYHHNFNHPLPPVVFPVAHHQNVLYGQYYMPQNELGFYTQFPKMLMPNPATTKRRSHRTFKHKVSTGAGNLAGGNIPIKSKIVNGQNLGHSETLDLFPLHPTGILQQKEVTSNNIDAIDLSACTSGSSECSQDQLYFDFFSS